From one Mycolicibacterium sp. HK-90 genomic stretch:
- the htpG gene encoding molecular chaperone HtpG encodes MSSRVEQLEFQAEARQLLDLLVHSVYSNKDSFLRELISNASDALDKLRIETLRNKDLTVDTSDLHIDIEVERQPRTLTVRDNGIGMTREEVVDLIGTLAKSGTAELRRQLQEAKKAAASEELIGQFGVGFYSTFMVADQVELLTRKAGESEATRWVSSGDGTYTIESVDDAPQGTSVTLHLKPEDVEDQLHDYTAEWKIRELVKQYSDFIAWPVRMQIERRVPSSDEGGPDTVTVETQTLNSMKALWAKPKDEVSEEEYHEFYKHIAHAWDDPLAVISMKGEGSFEYQALLFIPSHAPFDMFTRDAKTGVQLYIKRVFVMGDCEELMPHYLRFVKGVVDAQGMSLNVSREILQQDRQVGAIRRRLTKKVLSTIADLQSGKPEDYRTLWTQFGAVLKEGLMSDVDNQATLLRVSSFFSTFSDVAGGDGLTTLDEYVGRMKDGQEQIFYATGPSAEQLRKSPHLEAFRAKGYEVLLLTDPVDEIWVGSVREFDGKALQSVAKGEVDLDSDEDKAEHEAQRTAQEQEFADLLSWLKETLAERVSDVRLSGRLTESPACLVTPTFGITPSLARMYRASGQTISAGKPILELNPTHPLVTGLQRAYKTGGDAAYLHRLSETSELLYGTALLAEGEMPEDPAQFAGLLADHLARTV; translated from the coding sequence ATGTCTTCACGCGTCGAGCAGTTGGAGTTTCAGGCGGAGGCCCGCCAACTCCTGGATCTGCTGGTCCACTCGGTGTACTCCAACAAGGACTCCTTTCTCCGAGAGCTGATCTCGAACGCGTCGGACGCCTTGGACAAGTTGCGCATCGAAACACTGCGGAACAAGGACCTGACCGTCGACACCTCCGACCTCCACATCGACATCGAGGTGGAGCGGCAGCCGCGGACACTCACCGTGCGCGACAACGGCATCGGTATGACGCGCGAGGAGGTCGTGGACCTGATCGGCACTCTCGCGAAGTCAGGTACCGCGGAGTTGCGCCGTCAACTGCAGGAGGCCAAGAAAGCGGCCGCGTCCGAGGAATTGATCGGGCAGTTCGGCGTCGGTTTCTACTCCACGTTCATGGTCGCGGACCAGGTCGAACTGCTCACCCGCAAGGCCGGCGAGAGCGAGGCCACGCGGTGGGTGTCGAGCGGCGACGGCACCTACACCATCGAATCCGTCGACGACGCACCGCAAGGTACGTCGGTCACGCTGCACCTGAAGCCGGAGGATGTCGAGGACCAACTTCACGACTACACCGCCGAGTGGAAGATCAGGGAGCTCGTCAAGCAGTACTCCGACTTCATCGCCTGGCCGGTACGGATGCAGATCGAACGACGCGTGCCGTCTTCCGACGAAGGCGGTCCGGACACCGTCACAGTCGAAACCCAGACGCTCAACTCGATGAAGGCGTTGTGGGCCAAACCCAAAGACGAAGTGTCCGAAGAGGAGTATCACGAGTTCTACAAGCACATCGCCCACGCCTGGGATGACCCGCTCGCCGTCATCTCGATGAAGGGCGAAGGCAGCTTCGAGTACCAGGCCCTGCTGTTCATCCCGTCGCACGCCCCGTTCGACATGTTCACCAGGGACGCCAAGACCGGCGTGCAGCTCTACATCAAGCGTGTCTTCGTGATGGGAGATTGCGAAGAACTCATGCCTCACTATCTGCGCTTCGTCAAGGGCGTGGTGGATGCACAGGGCATGTCACTGAATGTCTCCCGCGAGATCCTGCAGCAGGATCGGCAGGTCGGCGCGATCCGGCGCCGGCTGACGAAGAAGGTCCTCTCGACGATCGCTGATCTGCAGTCCGGCAAGCCCGAGGACTACCGCACCCTCTGGACGCAGTTCGGCGCTGTCCTCAAAGAGGGCCTGATGTCGGATGTGGACAACCAGGCCACGCTGCTGCGGGTTTCCTCGTTCTTTTCCACGTTCTCCGACGTTGCGGGCGGTGACGGACTCACCACGCTGGATGAGTACGTCGGACGCATGAAGGATGGTCAGGAACAGATTTTCTACGCCACGGGACCGTCCGCAGAGCAGCTTCGGAAGTCACCGCACCTGGAGGCGTTCAGGGCCAAAGGATACGAAGTGCTGTTGCTGACGGACCCGGTCGACGAGATCTGGGTGGGTTCGGTGCGGGAGTTCGACGGCAAAGCACTGCAGTCGGTCGCCAAAGGTGAGGTCGACCTCGACTCCGACGAGGACAAGGCCGAACATGAGGCTCAGCGCACCGCACAAGAGCAGGAGTTCGCCGACCTGCTGTCCTGGTTGAAGGAAACATTGGCAGAACGAGTCTCGGACGTGCGATTGTCCGGTCGACTGACCGAATCGCCGGCCTGCTTGGTCACCCCTACATTTGGCATCACACCGTCGCTGGCGCGCATGTACCGGGCATCCGGGCAAACAATCTCAGCCGGGAAACCGATACTCGAGCTCAACCCGACTCATCCGCTGGTCACCGGCCTGCAAAGGGCCTACAAGACGGGCGGTGACGCCGCTTACTTGCATCGACTGTCGGAAACCAGCGAACTTCTCTACGGAACCGCACTTCTTGCTGAAGGCGAAATGCCCGAGGACCCAGCCCAATTCGCCGGACTACTCGCCGACCATTTGGCTCGCACCGTGTAA